CCTTGGCGTTGATCTGCTCCACGGCCAGCCGGGCGCCGTTGAGCTGGGCGTTCCCGCGCACCTTCCGGGCCCCGGTCAGGTCGCCGTGGAACGCCACGACCAGCTCGGGGCGCGGAGGACCGGTCCCGGACGGTGTGGCCGCCGCCTTCTTCGGGCGGGTGGTCCACCACCAGGCGCCGCCACCGCCCGCCGCCAGGACGCCCGCCGTCGAGCCGAGGCGCAGGAAGCCGCGGCGGTCGACGGCGCGGGGGGCGGGCCGGGTGGCGGTGACGGCCGTCAGGGTCGCGGCCTCCGGTGACGCCGTGCCCGCCGACGCTGCCGACGTGGACGACGTCGCCGATGTGGACGACGCGGACACCTGGGTCGGCTCGATCGCGCCGATGGTGAGTACGGCGGCGGACCGGTCGTTGATCAGCCGGGTGACCGGCGCGGGCAGCCAGCCCGACCGCTGGGCGGAGTCGGGCTCCGTACCTTCCGTGAGCGTCTCACGGAGTTCGGCGAGTGAGGGCCGGGCGGGCGGATCCTTGTGCAGGCACGCCCTCACCAGGGGCGACAGGTCGTCCGGGATCGCCGTCGGGTCCGGTTCGTCGTAGACGGTGCGCAGCAGCATGCCGGCGGCCCCGCCGCCGCCGAACGGCCGTACGCCGGTCGCGGCGAACGCCAGCACACACCCCAGGGAGAACACGTCACTGGGCGGGCCGATCTCCCCGCCCCTCGCCTGCGCCTGCTCGGGCGACAGGAAGCCGGGCGAGCCGACGATCACGCCGCTGGAGGTGAGCGCGGTGGCCTCGGGCGCTCGGGCGATGCCGAAGTCGATGAGCCGTGGCCCGTCCGGGGCCAGCAGGACGTTGCCCGGCTTCACATCGCGGTGCACGAGACCGGCCCCGTGCACCGACTCCAGCGCCTCGGCGAGCCGCAGGCCGAGCACCCGTACGGAGGCCGGCGACAGCGGTCCGAAGCCGTCCACCGCCTCGGCGAGCGAGGGTCCCGGCACGTACGAGGTGGCCAGCCACGGGGTCTCCGCGTCGGGGTCCGCGTCCAGCAACGGGACCACCCACCGGCTGTCCACCTGCCGGGCGGCCTCGATCTCACGGCGGAACCGGGTCCGGAAGCCCGCCTCCTCGGCGTACGAGGACCGCACCACCTTCACCGCGGCGATGGCACCGCCCGGCGCGTGGGCCAGGAAGACCACCCCCATGCCGCCGGTGCCCAGCCGCCGCAGCAGACGGTAGCGGCCCAGCCGGGACGGGTCGCCGGTGCGCAGCGGCTCCATCAGACGGTGAGCGGCGCGGGACCGCCGTACACGAAGTCGCCCTGTTCGACCCGCCAGAGGAAGCCGCCGGTGCCGTCGATGACCATCATGCCGGTGGCCTCGAAGGCGAACGCCTTCGTGATGCCCTCGTACTTCCCCGCCCGCACGGCCGCGAGCAGCTTCTCCCGGGTACGGTCCTTCGCCGGCAGCCCGGCCAGGGCCTTCAGCAGCATCCCGGTCACGTCGTACGCCTCCGCCGCGTACCGGGGCGGCGCCTCCTGCCAGCGCTCGCGGTAGGCCGCGGCGAACTTCTGGGCCTCGGGCTTGCGGGTCGCGTCGATCACCGGAGCCACCATCGCCCAGCCCTCGGCCGCTTCCTGAGCCTGCGTCAGGAACCGCCCGTCGAGCAGCGCGGGACCGGAGACGCGTGCACCCTTGAAGGCGCGCTTCCGCAATGTCTCGGCGATCAACGCCCCCCGGTCGGGCAGACCGGCGAAGAACACGGAGTCGGCGCCGGCGGAGAGCAGCGCGTCCACCGAGACGCCGAAGTCGCGGCGCATCGCGCTGACCACTTCCGGAACCGACGGCTGCTGCACGCTGTTGAGCGTGTTGCTGAGGGAACTGACCAGGTCCGAACCGTAGTTGCCGGCCGGGCGGTCGAGGACGATGCCGACCTTGCGTGAACGGGCCGTCCCGCGAAGGTAGTTGCTGACGTAGATGGGAAGCACCGAGTCGGGCAGCCGGCCGAGCAGGAACGAGCGGAACCCCTGGATGACGAGGCTGATTCCGCCGGGGGACACGGCGACGACCGGCAGCAGCCCGGTGTCGTACTTGGCGAGCGCCGCCTGCGCCGTGGCGTCGGTGGTCGGGCCGACCACGGCGAGGACCGCCGGATCGTCGGTGAGTTCCGCGGCGAGCCGGGCCGAGGCCGTCGGATCGCCCGCGTCGTCGACGACCCTGACCTTCACGGTGAACGGGGCGTCGTCGCGCGCGTTGAACTCCGCGACGGCCAGCCGCAGTCCGCGCTCCTGGGCCTTGCCCGTCTCCCGCTGCGGGCCGGTGAGGTCACCGTGCAGCGCGACGGTGTGCACCGGGCGCCGCGGAGACGCGGTGGCGACGGGGCTGTCGTCCGCCGAGTCGTTGTCCCGGGCGACCGCCCACCAGGTCGCGCCCGCGCCCGCCGCCAGCACCACGGCGCCACCGGCGAGCAGGAGGAAACGGCGCCGGCCGGCCGGGTCGGCGTCCTGCGGCTCCGGCGAATCGGACGTCTCACGCGTCTCGTGCGTCTCGGGCTCCGTGGGCCCGGAGTCCGGCGGCGCGTCGGACGGCGCCAGCGTGTGCTCGATGTCCGGCAGCGTGAGCGCGGCGGCCGATCGCTCCGCGATCAGCCGGGTGACCGGCTCGGGCAGCCACTCGGACGCCTCCGCGTCCTGCGCGTCGCTGTCGGCGGCCAGCTCCCGCACCAGTTCCTCGGCATCCGGCCGCCGGGCCGGATCCTTCTCCAGACAGCGGCCCAGCACCTCCAGCAGTCCCGCCGGTACCCCTTCGAGGTCCGCCGGATCGTGCACGGCCCGGTACAGCAGGGCGTCGACCGCTCCGCTGCCGAACGGCGCCCGGCCGGTCGCCGCGTATGCCAGGACGCACCCGAGGGAGAACACGTCGCTCGCCGGCCCGATACCGCCGTCCGCAGCGCGCCCCTCGGCCTGTTCGGGCGACAGATAGCCGGGCGTGCCGACCACCACCCCGGTCGCCGTGAGCGTCGTGTCCTCCGGCGCCCGGGCGATGCCGAAGTCGATGAGCCGTGGCCCGTCGTGGGCGATCAGCACGTTGCCCGGCTTCAGGTCCCGGTGGACCAGCCCGGCCCGGTGCACCTCGCTCAGCGCCTCGGCCAGCCGGGCGCCGAGCAGCCGCAGCCCGTGCTCCGCCAGCGGCCCGTACGCGGCCACCGCCTCGCCCAGGGACGGGCCGGGTACGTACGAGGTCGCCAGCCACGGTGCCTCCGCGTCCGCGTCGGCGTCCACCAGCGGCACCGCCCAGGGGCTGTCGACCTGGCGGGCGACCTCGACCTCGCGGCGGAACCGGTCCTTGAAGCCCGGCTCCTCGGCGTACTCGGCGAGCAGCACCTTGAGCGCCACCAGGGCGCCGCGCGGCGTGCGCGCCAGGTACACCACGCCCATGCCTCCGGCGCCGAGCCGCCCGAGCAGGCGATGGTCCGCGATACGCGCGGGATCGGACGAACGCAGTGGCTCCATCAGTTCTGCCCTCCGAGCTCGAACTTCACGCGGTCGAGCATCGTGTTGAGGGCTTGTGACGCGTACCGGGTCAACTCGTCGTCCGTGTAACCCTTGGCGCCCTTCACCGACACGGTCACGATCACCGTGCCGAGCCGGGCGACCTCCCAGCGGTATGTCTGCTCGCTGTTCCCGGTGAGGTACTTGCCTATCTCCAGGACCTGGTCGTCCGCGTAGGTGTTGCCGCCCTGGCCGTAGGTGGCGCCGACCGACATGAGCCCGGATATCCGTTCATCGGTACGGACCTGCTGTTCCCGGCAGCGCAACGGCTCCTCCAGCGTGGTGGACACCTGGTCGTCGGCGTCGAGCACCGTGGCGTGCACGGTGACCGCCGCGGTCACCCTGACCTCGCCCTTGGCTCCGCTGCCGGGAATCTCGCTGTAGAGGGACCGGGAGGCCAGGACACTCTTGGGGAGGGCCCGGCGTTCCCATCGGCACTGTTCGTTGAGCACGGCGACGGTGCCGGGGGTGCTCGCGGCGGGCTGCTGAGCCCGGAAGTCCGCGCCCCACGCCGCCGGTTGCAGTGCGACAGCCGTCGCCAGCTTCTCGGCCTGCTGCTTCGTCCGGGGCACCTGGGCGGGGTCCGCCCGGAACGGCGTCAGCGACGACGCGTCACCACCCGTGGACGGCGAAGACGGCGAAGACGACGGTGACGACGGAGTCGAGGGAGTTGAGGGAGAACCGGACGCGGTCGGAGTCGCGGACGGGCCGGACGCCGAAGGGCTGGGTCCGGTCGCCTTCTCGTCCCCGGAACCGCAGCCGCCGAGCAGTACGGCCGTCGCGGCAACCGACGTCACGGTCCTCAGCCGCCAAGTCGCCCTGCGTCTACCTGCGTTGTCGGCCATCCACGCCCCTCCGCCTAGGCACCCCCCCCGGGTGCGGTGATCGTACAAAAGTACGTGAGGAGGGGGTGGAAGATCCGGTGAACAGGGCGACAGGGAGGCAGGGGGACAGAGGGGCTCGGCGGAGGGCTCCTCGGTCGCGGCGGCCCGGACGCTCGGCGGGCGACCGTTCGGCTGTACACAGGGCCCGTCCGTGAACAGGCGGGCCTTGCGGATTCGGGGCACGATTGTGTTGAATGCCCCGGGGACCGGGGCCCCCGTGTCGGAATTCGGCAGGGGCGGACCGCTACCCTGAGTACAACAGGAGACAGCGATGTCCCTCCAGGCCCAGCCCCCCGAGGCTTCGGAGCCCGAGACCCCGCATCTCGACTTCGCCGGTACCACCCCGTACGAGGACTATGTCCAGGCCGACGTCCTCACCCACCTCCAGCACACCCTCTCCGACGACCCCGGAGAGATGGTCTTCCTGGTGACCACCCAGGTCATGGAGCTGTGGTTCACGGTCATCGTGCACGAGTGGGAGACCGCAGCGAAGGCGCTGCGCGGGGACGACGTGCCCACCGCCGTCGCCGCGCTCAAGCGTTCCGTGCGTGAGCTGGACGCGCTCAACGCCTCGTGGCGTCCCCTCGCCCAGCTCACCCCCGCCCAGTTCAACTCGTACCGTGCCGCCCTCGGTGAGGGTTCCGGGTTCCAGTCCGCGATGTACCGGCGGATGGAGTTCCTGCTCGGCGAGAAGTCCGCTTCGATGCTCGTGCCCCATCGGGCCGCTCCCCGCGTGTACGCCGAGCTGGAGAAGGCGTTGCACGAACCGAGCCTGTACGACGAGGTGTTGGGGCTGCTCGCGCGGCGCGGGTACCCCGTTCCGGACGCCGTCCTGTCCCGGGACGTGTCCCAGCGGTACGAGCCGTCGGCCGAGGTCGAGGCCGCCTGGACCGCGCTCTACTCCGGTGACCCCGAGGCCGAACTCGCCCGCCTGGGTGAGGCGTTGACGGACGTCGCCGAG
The DNA window shown above is from Streptomyces sp. NBC_01451 and carries:
- a CDS encoding bifunctional serine/threonine-protein kinase/ABC transporter substrate-binding protein, with amino-acid sequence MEPLRTGDPSRLGRYRLLRRLGTGGMGVVFLAHAPGGAIAAVKVVRSSYAEEAGFRTRFRREIEAARQVDSRWVVPLLDADPDAETPWLATSYVPGPSLAEAVDGFGPLSPASVRVLGLRLAEALESVHGAGLVHRDVKPGNVLLAPDGPRLIDFGIARAPEATALTSSGVIVGSPGFLSPEQAQARGGEIGPPSDVFSLGCVLAFAATGVRPFGGGGAAGMLLRTVYDEPDPTAIPDDLSPLVRACLHKDPPARPSLAELRETLTEGTEPDSAQRSGWLPAPVTRLINDRSAAVLTIGAIEPTQVSASSTSATSSTSAASAGTASPEAATLTAVTATRPAPRAVDRRGFLRLGSTAGVLAAGGGGAWWWTTRPKKAAATPSGTGPPRPELVVAFHGDLTGARKVRGNAQLNGARLAVEQINAKGGHPFRLKLPTYDDGGDTKRAGELAGRLVKDADVSAVLGPTTDACFLATEVTYTKAVMPVVSVSVGADTQNSAIGTNVFHSHAALRVTDGLLAAPCVRYLSNHVDARQVFLVDDRAQGDFAWTLCDQTGRALRQANRDSTVTTVAAGKIDYASLAAQVMSARADAVLFTGDAARAAGLASALSTARFRGTRMATERAFDPRFLESAGAAGADWVFATSFTDPTARPSARAFTAAYRARFGTGPGWYAAEAYDAVMFLAEACTKDGSAVTERGAIARRMSEITYSGISRTIKYEKGYGYNHDAMFEFQAADGAFRYLGQYQEAAVS
- a CDS encoding bifunctional serine/threonine-protein kinase/ABC transporter substrate-binding protein; the encoded protein is MEPLRSSDPARIADHRLLGRLGAGGMGVVYLARTPRGALVALKVLLAEYAEEPGFKDRFRREVEVARQVDSPWAVPLVDADADAEAPWLATSYVPGPSLGEAVAAYGPLAEHGLRLLGARLAEALSEVHRAGLVHRDLKPGNVLIAHDGPRLIDFGIARAPEDTTLTATGVVVGTPGYLSPEQAEGRAADGGIGPASDVFSLGCVLAYAATGRAPFGSGAVDALLYRAVHDPADLEGVPAGLLEVLGRCLEKDPARRPDAEELVRELAADSDAQDAEASEWLPEPVTRLIAERSAAALTLPDIEHTLAPSDAPPDSGPTEPETHETRETSDSPEPQDADPAGRRRFLLLAGGAVVLAAGAGATWWAVARDNDSADDSPVATASPRRPVHTVALHGDLTGPQRETGKAQERGLRLAVAEFNARDDAPFTVKVRVVDDAGDPTASARLAAELTDDPAVLAVVGPTTDATAQAALAKYDTGLLPVVAVSPGGISLVIQGFRSFLLGRLPDSVLPIYVSNYLRGTARSRKVGIVLDRPAGNYGSDLVSSLSNTLNSVQQPSVPEVVSAMRRDFGVSVDALLSAGADSVFFAGLPDRGALIAETLRKRAFKGARVSGPALLDGRFLTQAQEAAEGWAMVAPVIDATRKPEAQKFAAAYRERWQEAPPRYAAEAYDVTGMLLKALAGLPAKDRTREKLLAAVRAGKYEGITKAFAFEATGMMVIDGTGGFLWRVEQGDFVYGGPAPLTV
- a CDS encoding tryptophan 2,3-dioxygenase family protein; its protein translation is MSLQAQPPEASEPETPHLDFAGTTPYEDYVQADVLTHLQHTLSDDPGEMVFLVTTQVMELWFTVIVHEWETAAKALRGDDVPTAVAALKRSVRELDALNASWRPLAQLTPAQFNSYRAALGEGSGFQSAMYRRMEFLLGEKSASMLVPHRAAPRVYAELEKALHEPSLYDEVLGLLARRGYPVPDAVLSRDVSQRYEPSAEVEAAWTALYSGDPEAELARLGEALTDVAELVWRWRNDHLVATRRAMGAKTGTGGSAGVAWLEKRAQKNVFPELWTARSHV